The Takifugu flavidus isolate HTHZ2018 chromosome 16, ASM371156v2, whole genome shotgun sequence genome contains the following window.
CTAATATTTAGCATTCTTaacagagaaagacagacaacaagggttagggttataagTTATAAGTCATGTGCAACTCACTGCGGGGGCCATTATGCCCATGTGAACGGGGATCATGGGGGTACCTGAAAGCAGAACCAACATTAGATGTAACGAGGCAGACAAAGGTGAGTGTGGGCTCTCTCTCAACTCCAAAGATCTCTTTATGTCTGGAGCCCTGCGTCCAGACGATGCAGGGCTACAAATGCACCGATCTTCATCATCCTTCTCATTATTACCTGGGGGAACAGGTGGGGCAAAGCCCGCAAACTGAGGAGGGGGGATTCTGGGAGGCAGCTGAGGGATGCCGAGCTGCTGGCGGTTGATGGGAGGAGGATAAGACATCCCGAAAGAAGCAGCCAAACTGCAGACAAAAGGGGACACGTGTGAAGACCAAAGCCGTGCTGACGTGTTTAGGGCCGACGGACGCCGCCGTGTCCCTGTTTAGTGGCTCACTGTCACCATTCTCAGTCATTAATAACTGGCTGAGCAGCTAGCTGAGCAGCTAGCGGAATTAGCTGCGGACGCTAGGCCTTGCTAACGCTAGCTCAAATTAGCAAGGGCGCTCCCGGGGAGACGGACTCACCTAAAGTCAAATGTAGAGCAAAACTGTGTCTTTCGTTTACCGCCTTTTATCCAAATAGGAGTCCATTAAACACGGTACAGGTACAGCGCAAAAACCGAGTTTAGTAGTGTTGCACAGAAGCCTGACGACACAAATAATTGGCACTCTTTTCTCTGCGAAATGAATCTCGGGAGGTTGCGAAATACATCCCGAGTTTAGTCTCGCAGGCGTCGACCGTCACTAGTTCTGTGAAAAATGCGGTTTCAGTTGACTAAGAATAAGTGCCTGGAcgagtcaatctttatttttccttctcaCTTCACCAGTCGTTTATGCTTACCTATGTTACCTTGTAACTTAAGTCTTTGGACACGTCAGGATCCCTATTCTGCATTAATAACTGTTGCTGACTGTTGCCAGGCACTACAATAAACAACTGCATACAATACTCCCTGAATTCAATCAAATTAATATCTACATTTTTAAGGCTTTTAGGTTTTTACAGTAGGCTTCCCGCATCCGTGTGAAATTTAACTGAACACCAAATATAAATGTCAAGAGTCCAAGCAAGCAAACCATTGGAGCGAGTGGTTAAAGCTTTCTCGCGAACGATTTTGCCTGACAGTTTTGAAGCAGGGATGAATCCACCATTTAATGGAATGTAGTTCCTATTTTAGAACACTTGGTGTCGCTTGTGgacagttttattttgtagttctGACGTCTATTCTTATATTATTAAtcttatattatattttatatataatcttatattattaataaaacaaCACTCACAGCCTTGAATGTGGTGAAACATGGAAAAATATAGTAATACCCAGAAAAAATATAGTAATACGCGGAAAAAATATAGTAATATATTCACAAAGAAATCCGATTAAGATCTACGCTTGTGTaaaatgggttagggttaggaaatgCTAGTTCAGGCCAAGACATTGGAGCACAGATCTTTGAGACCATCTTATAAGCGACGGGCGACCACCTCGTGGGTTTTTGTCACACGAATAAACCAGACGCTCCCGTGACGTCACCTACAGTTATGGCGTGCGTGATTGGGCGACTTTAGTTTCCATGAGCAGtgattcattttctttcctttagcAAGAGAAAAACGCAACTATAAGGTGCTCGTGTAAGACCGCATAGGTCAATTACAATATGTTCtcaacatttttcctttttttagtgTATTTGCTCGTAAGTAAAGAGCTGTCTTGTTGGTACGGTTactctttatttattataaGAAAACGGACCAAATAATCCAGACAGAAAGCACAAAGGAAATGATGACTGATCTGGACATTCTGAAATGTGACAACTTTTGTGCACATGGAATTTTCCAGCGATCCCGCCCGATAACAAAAATACTCGCCCTTGATCGCGACCGGCCACGCCCACATCAAAGAACTCTGCATTCCGCAAGTTCTCATTGGATGATCCGGAGGTGTGCTCGCCGTACCGACGCCCCCGGCGACATATCAACTCTCGggaaggaaacacaaaccacCCCGCatccgggccgggccgggcccaggctactgcgcatgcgcagatgCACTGCTGCAGAACCCCCCGGGTAGCATTTTTCAGTGAGCCGGAGAAGCTGGCAGAAGAGCGGACATTGTGTTTTGTGAATAAATTAGGGCGTGGCCTCGCGCCTGTGACCCACGTGCTCATGAATATGCAGCAGGCGCGGTGGCTCCATAAGACCTGTCTCCTGCGTCACCGCCGCCACATGAGACATCATCCAGCGCCACAGCGCCGCGAGCTCTCATCAGATCCTCCAAGCGCTTCAGTGCTGCGTGAACATGGCCTTGAAGGGACCTCTGCTCCGCCTTCTCAGAACCAAGCTCCGGAACACTTTCCATCAAAGCAGAGGCCAAAGTGTGGCGGTGCTGGGGGCGCCGTTTTCCAGAGGACAGGTAAGAGAATTCAGACAGATCAGAGGAATGTCGCCGTCACGCACACGAATGATCTTGTGGACAGAAAAGAAGAGGCGTGGAGCACGGGCCGAGGGTGATCAGAGATGCCGGGCTCATCGACAGGCTCTCCGCTTTAGGTAAGGCTGCGCAATTACGTAACTGGGTTCTATCTTCATCCGCTGCTTCCGCCGCTTCTGCCTCTGGGCTTCACCCAGTTGCGTCAGAAAAGTGTAAAGATGAATGTTATGCGACACAAGAGGAGCTGTTTTGGACCGATCTGTGACGTAAGATGAGCGTTCAAACCAGTTTTGCTGCCTGGCGCAGACTAAAGGCGGGCGGCTTCGGTCTCTCCCGGTAATTTGCGGGGGGGTCACGGCCAGGGCCAGCAGGGTCTCCTGGACCATCACATGGGGCACACGTGTGACTCTTGGCACGTTCACAGCGCACAGGAAGCGCGGCGGCGCCAACTATTTACAGGAATCACGCACGTTTCCTCTAACAAGAAAGGATGGAGCTTAAGCGTGCGGGACAGTGCGTTGTCTGTGCGCGTGACACGGATGGGATCGATCTGTGGATCTCCTGTGATAACCACTCGGTGCTGCGCGTTCCCTCGGTGCGATAACACGTTCAAATAAAACTGATCGAAACTCGTTTTGAAGGTCTTTTGCTGGCGCTTCCAAAGTAATAGACGGATAATTATTTTCACTTCAACAGAAATCAAAGTTCGTGCGTGTTAAACGCAGCACGAGTGTTGATCTGGACAAAGCACGTGTGGAATAGTGGAAGATCATGGATGCGTTTTCCGGATTGTAGAAATTCCATCTCTGCTCTCGTGATAAAGGCGCGTCACCCCGAGAGGGACGCGGGCTGTCCGCCTTTCTAACCCTCCCAAATGTGCCCTGAGAGCCGCAAGGATCCCCGCGTGCACATTATTAGCCTGTCGTGCAACACAGACTCCAGGTTGCATCAAGTCAGGATCTATTCCGGGACGGTCATCGGCCACACGGACCCCAGCGGAACACAAGACGGCGTCCGGGCTCAAATAGCCCCGCGCCTCCCTGGAAGGGTCATTTGTAGCCTCCTGCGGGGGCTGAGAGCTCAGAGCCGCAGGAGGGACACAACAAGTGCCGAGGGAGATTGTTCCGGCGGGTCCTGGTCGGGCTGCCAGGGAGATCAACGGCCTTTAAGGGCCGCAGTCCTGGACCCGCGGGTCTAAACAGACATCGGCAGCCAGAGCGGATCTTGACCTTCAACCGTTTGTCCTCAGACTACTCCGTCCATGACTTTGGGGACCTTAGCTTCCACACCATCGAGGACGATGAGCCCTACATGGAGGTCAAGTCTCCCCGCAATGTGGGCGCAGCCAACCAGATGCTGTCAGGGGCCGTGAGCCGGGCCGTGAGGGCCGGATACACGCTGGTCATGCTGGGCGGCGACCACAGGTAAGTGGAGGTTCACAGCTCAGCGTCCGAGGCTCCCGCCTGCCCCTGCTAGCAGATATTTACCCCTCTTCCAGTCTGGGCATTGGATCGGTGTGTGGGCACGCCCAGCAGTGTCCTGACCTCTGTGTCATCTGGGTCGACGCTCACGCGGACCTGAACACGCCGGTGACCTCGCCATCGGGGAACCTCCACGGCCAGCCTGTGTCGTTCCTGctgaaagagctgcaggagaaggtgagGATCATCCAGGGGGTGGAGGGTGAATGAGGGTGTTAATGAGCGCTTTAAACTCTGATAACGAGGATTTTTAACCACACTTCTCAGGTACCAGATATTCCAGGATTCTCCTGGGTGAAACCGGTCCTGTCTGCCAGAGATCTGGTCTACATCGGCCTGCGAGACGTCGACCCCGGAGAACAGTGAGGGCCGATTCATTTGAGCGTTTTTCTAGCACGCTGACACGAACATATAATCAAAAGCGCTTGGCATGCATCACATCCCTTTAACGCGTGTTCTGTAGCCACTTCCTGAAAAGCTTGGGGATCCACTACTTCACCATGAGGGATATCGACAGATTGGGCATCAGAAGAGTCATGGAAGCCACTTTTGACCATCTCCTGGGGAGGTACGGCCTGTGGCCTTGTGTTCAAGGCCTAACATCGTTTAAAGGAGTCACTTTCTTGGTAATAATCAAACTTTTCCCACCATCTGAAATAGGAAACAGAGGCCGATCCACCTGAGCTTTGACATCGACGCCTTCGACCCGTCTCTGGCTCCAGCCACGGGAACGCCTGTCAACGGCGGTTTGACGTACAGGGAGGGCATCTACATCACAGAGGAAGTCCACAACACCGGTGCAGAGCTGCTCTCAGGGACACTTCCTTGGAGAATGCTTGTGTCTGACCTGCAGAAACATCTCCCACAGGTTTGCTGTCAGTCATGGACGTGGTGGAGGTCAACCCCGCCCTGGGGCCCAACCCGGAAGCCGTGGAGGCCACTGCCTCGTTAGCGGTGGACATCGTGGCCTCGGCGGTGGGACAGACGAGAGAAGGTGCTCACGCGTCCATTGAGGAGGTTCCTGCCGTGAAGAAGGACACAGAGCAGCTCTGCCTCTGAACACGCAGAGCAGAAGTGTGAACTTTCCAGACACGTTGATCATTCCACTCACTCAAGTTGCTTCCTGCGTGCGCGCTGTTGCTACGTAGCCACACAAACATCAGACTGGAGCGCCGGTCGTCTATCGGACTGTAGTGTTGAGGGCAGAAATGTCCTGTTGTTCGTGATTTCaatgattctttttctttttttctgaaaagTTCCTCTTAGAAATGAAGAGGAGCAGCGAGTGACGGACTGACTCTTCCATTCACTCGTCCTCGTGGCCACTTTATCTTCTCTCGTGTGTagtcattttaattaatttaattaatcaaTTTTTTTGTAGTCATGTCTTCAGGCTTTGGGCGCTGCCTCCTGGACATTTGAGAGCAAAGGGGCAGCAAACaaagcagaccccccccccccccggtatTTTCTATGCATACTTTTCTCAGAAAGGAGTGACTGGGATCCTGGACGCAGAAGCGCCTTCAGCGccttcagctccagaacccaGCAGATCATCTTCAGCCTctgatgaagctgcagctccttcagatCTTGTGTTGCAGAAAGCAGCTGCCACATATTGAACCTTGTTTGGACTCAACTAAGTTTGGGACAAACCGACTTCCAAACACGAGTGAAGCACCTTTAAAGCAGCAGGGATTGTAGTTTTGGAGTAACATTTACTGGAAGTGTGTGAATAAACCTCTACCATGTGAGTTTTAACTGCTCCTCGCACGTCTCATTTATTGTTGAAGACATTGTCCAACAGCCTTAGAGGTGAGTTCAATGTGTAAAGCAGAACCTGTTTAGAAGAGCAGATGAAGACGCCAACCAACCTGTTGAgtctggccacgcccacaaatATGCTAAACAGTCAAACTgcaaagaaaagggagaaattcCCCAACAACCGCATCAGCAAAGGTCTTCTTGAGAGAATTAGTGGCGCCGGTACCGTTGATCGCAGCAGGACCGTGACGTGGACCTGCAGAAGAGCCCCAGGACCAGAGTTCAAGACTCAGTAGAACTCACTCCTTACAGCAGACACTGAATTTAAATTCACTTCAAGTAGAGCAAGAAATGTCATCTCTGCCATGTGGCTCCACCTAATATCGCAGAAACCGGTTCTTCCTcatggtttcacctgtggacctggacaggaagcacaCCTGGCGAGCTGCTGTATCCTGGCCCAACCCCAACCCTTGCTCTCCAGCTGTTATTTACAGGCTGTCTCAAATTTGTTGAGTAATTGAGCGTTTATGGGCTTCCACAGTCCAACCAAGGCTCAGCCTCCTCCCAACAGGTGCTACCGTCGAATGTGCTCAGAGGTTCTGGCCCGATCCCACACCCAAAGGTCACGACAGGTCAGAGAAACCGCAAACAGGTGCTAAAATAGCTTTAATGTTGTGCAGTGTTAAACACAGTGACTTCTGGGTCAAAGACATGCTTCCTTTCACTGACTCAAAATTTGGACTTTTTGGTTGTCAAAAACGTGAAATAAATCACTTCTAAACAACCACGAAGAAACCGGAATCTACAGGTCCGACGGGGGGATGCTGGATAAGTCCAGCACTCTTCCAGCATCGTTAGCATCACCGAATGAATCTGCAGTCACCCGTTGCCTCTCCTCTCGGGCCATTTTCCCTCTGACCAGAACATCCTCGAGCAGATGGGTCCCACCAGAGCTCGGTTCGTCTTCGGGTCACTTCCTCTTGGTGCTGCTTGTCCAGGGAGCTGAACGGACTCAGGTACCTTGTGCGGATTTTGTTGTTCCTGCCTCTCAGCGGGAGCCTAAAAATAGATCAGAATCCTGGAACTGTGGCCCCGCGAGCTGTCCTTCAGTCCAGAATGAACCGAGAGGGAGGTCCAGTCTGTGGAAGGACCCTCTGAGGTTCCACCGATCACAGCAGGAGGATTAAACTGTTCTGGACGAGCAGAGCAAAGGCCAGTCGAGGACAGTAGAAACCTTATTGTACTTTACTCAGAGGCACAATAAAACATTCATTACAGGAACTAATCATAAACGGCCGGGTCAGATTATGCAGAATCAACATGCAGCGTTAGCACAGAGCCGTTTTAGGAGTTCTGGGTAAACTCAAACAGACCAAACAAGTGGCCTCAGCAGTGCAAATCTCCCCCGGGGTGATCCAAGGACGAAAGGGTCAAAAGGACTGACAGCAGCCGCCTCACAAGGCCACTGGCACCGACGGTCAGTTGGCACCGACGGTCAGTTGGCACGGGACGGTCAGTTGGCACGGGACGGTCCGTTCGGTGCCGATGACCATCATCGGAAGAATTTCAGGTACACCACAGCGCCCAGAATGGCGAGCTCCATCACAATAATGACAGCCAGCAGCAACTTGTTGGTCACCAGCCTGCAAACACAGAGGAAGGTCGACAGGGACGCACCGATGACCCTCGTCTGTTGCCCCAGAGAGCTGGGAGCCACCTCACAGGGGTCGCGAccatgctaatatgctaatcTCGCTAAGAACAAAACTAACTTTCAAACCCAAAGAGCCATTTAAGCACTTACCGCCGCGACATGGAGCGAAGAATCTTTCTACTTCGACTGAGGTTTTCACCCGTGTTCACCAACTacgaaaggaaaagaaaatcgATTAGAAAATAATTCAGGAACCCGACACACACCAAAATGTTTGATTCTTAATATTCACATGGACGAGCCTCCAGACTGCGGACCACTGATGCTATGCTACTGAAGCTATGCTACTGATGCTATGCTACTGAAGCTATGCTACTGATGCTATGCTCCTGAAGCTATGCTACTGATGCTATGCTACTGATGCTATGCTCtagagcaggggtcggcaacccgcggctctggagccgcatgcggctctttggcgccgccctagtggctccctggagctttttcaaaaaatatgaaaatggaaattgttttaatataatttctgtaggaagaaaaacgtgacaaacattcttaaagttttccaatgctgtataataaatatttaatttcaacatctcattataatggaagttaaacttaaagggCCTcgttctctccaggatgctgcagggaacgTAAACATTTATCATCAATGCTCATCATGGatttgtagcctactgatcattttgatagtaggctaatgcagctaatatagctacttacagcatgtgttgcctttattctaagccctatataaggcttttaatgttttggctccagacagattcgtttcttgtttttttggtccaatatggctcttccaacattttgggtcgCCGACCCTGGTCTAGAGCCAAgagtgaggaggctgcagcaggactgtCGCTGTCCCTGCATCCATCTAATCTGAGATGTTCAGGGAGATGATTCCCAGCTCACTCTGTCTCTGGTGCGATCCAGCTGCTCCCTTTGTCCTCCCAGCTCTTCGATTATGTCGTTGCCAATCTGCTCCGTCTCGGTGGCGATTCGCTGACTCCTCTCGATACTCTGGCTGGCGTTATTCAGCGACTCcgagccctgcagcagcagcgctctCTGGGACTGCTGGTACGTCTGGACCGGGCAGATGGGAGAACACTGTCATTATAGGTTATTATATATATCATTACATCTATACGTTTAGGAAAAACTCTACGTCATGTATGTCAGTAGTGAAGACGATACCCTAAAGAAGGTTTATGTAATCGTACTAGGTGAGATGACAGTCAACAGGACTAAGAGCAAGTCAAAGGCGAGCTCACGCTGTGCTGGTTCTGGGATGAATAAATGCCATGACGGCTTCCTTCTGATGGAAAGTGGGAAAATCCAGAAGCAGAACTTTTCATGTCCCGCTGCAGTTTGGCCAGATCCCGGCGGTACATACGCAGCTTCGTGCTCATTGTGTTCCGGTAGGAGGGAGGCGCGGCACGCAGCTCCTCTTCCATAGCTTGTAACTACAAGTAATGTTGAAAACGCTCCCATTAATTCACCGTTTAGTCTGTGTATCTTGGgtttaaaaggtttaaagtaGTTTAAAAGGAACCGTCACAGCGTCTCACCACTTCCTCAGCCTCTCCCTGCCTCTCATCGAAGGCCCTCACCAaccgcttcctctcctctggaaAAGCACAAATATCCATTCAAGGCATCGAAACGTTTTAGATTATTCAGCCGTCGGCTAAGAGCGACTAGAAGAGCAGGACGAGCTGTTACCTCCGCAGCACCTCGGAGCGCTCTCCGGCATTAGCTTCAGCTCATCGTACAGAGCTCTGTAGATTTCCTGCAACTTTTCGAATTCCTCCGAAGACATTTTGCGTGTAACTTTATTCAAATGACTATATTTTTATAAAACGACGCAATCCTTAATAACACACAACCCTCCCGTGAATCTGCATTGGTTAAGCGTAATGTTTCGCTTTGCTAGTAATCAGTTCCCCGAGACTTTCCTCCTTGTGATGGTCCTCGTGATCGAGTGTCCAGATCGCCTgaccaaaataaattaaaaatatttgaGGACTTTTACCAATTGCGTTATTCGAGGTTACAACCCCCCCACAATTTTACATTCCCCGTTCGCACGATAATCCGATATAGTTGTAGTTGGAAGAGCTTAAAGTCGATAAAAAGTTATTCAGGCACTACATAAGGCAACTTGCGTGACGTCTCCTTCGTACGGAAGTAGAGGAGAATTCTATCCCCCTAATTATCAGTGCTTTATTTTCTAGTAATTAATTTTATAACAAAGATTTAGATTATTAATTTTATAACAAAGCATTAGATTATCGATGCTTTTGCTTTAGATGTATTGCGTCATATTTATGTTATTCGGAGCTTTGTGCAACTTTCCTTTAGAATTTCGTTTAACTTGAGAAAACgtttttacaatttaaaaaaatcttaattttaaaaaaatatacattaaaaaaaaatcatgtcatACGTGTTCATTTACTAAGTGGTTAACCTGGCTACAAATCACACAGGGGCAGCCCTGTGTGATTTGTAAAAACTACAATCCCATGATTCCGTGCGCGCCCTCTCGCCCACTACGCCGAACACCCCTTTGCTTTGACATCAGCTGTTCTGCCTGCCTGCAGATCGTTGAATCCCGCTGGAAGACGCGCAAATCCTTGGTGTGATGCTGCTTTTAATGATCGCCGCGGGCCTTGGACTGGTCACCTTACTCGTCGTTTTCTTCAAGCCTCAGATCCGGTAAGCTGTGGTTAaagcaaagatttatttttatataaatg
Protein-coding sequences here:
- the arg2 gene encoding arginase-2, mitochondrial produces the protein MALKGPLLRLLRTKLRNTFHQSRGQSVAVLGAPFSRGQKRRGVEHGPRVIRDAGLIDRLSALDYSVHDFGDLSFHTIEDDEPYMEVKSPRNVGAANQMLSGAVSRAVRAGYTLVMLGGDHSLGIGSVCGHAQQCPDLCVIWVDAHADLNTPVTSPSGNLHGQPVSFLLKELQEKVPDIPGFSWVKPVLSARDLVYIGLRDVDPGEHHFLKSLGIHYFTMRDIDRLGIRRVMEATFDHLLGRKQRPIHLSFDIDAFDPSLAPATGTPVNGGLTYREGIYITEEVHNTGLLSVMDVVEVNPALGPNPEAVEATASLAVDIVASAVGQTREGAHASIEEVPAVKKDTEQLCL
- the vti1b gene encoding vesicle transport through interaction with t-SNAREs homolog 1B: MSSEEFEKLQEIYRALYDELKLMPESAPRCCGEERKRLVRAFDERQGEAEEVLQAMEEELRAAPPSYRNTMSTKLRMYRRDLAKLQRDMKSSASGFSHFPSEGSRHGIYSSQNQHSTYQQSQRALLLQGSESLNNASQSIERSQRIATETEQIGNDIIEELGGQREQLDRTRDRLVNTGENLSRSRKILRSMSRRLVTNKLLLAVIIVMELAILGAVVYLKFFR